In Gadus chalcogrammus isolate NIFS_2021 chromosome 13, NIFS_Gcha_1.0, whole genome shotgun sequence, a single genomic region encodes these proteins:
- the LOC130401456 gene encoding uncharacterized protein LOC130401456 isoform X4 has translation MPFFSNSSKTANRHYLLCPRCLKTQASLSVHLRRVCLKDGSDAAVNAIVDKAKHDAAELLQKGRIFKYSDLTAITSDENTLKRLVEELKRHHLVVTGEPCPPAEANTEPLAAQTLPNDDDAEVGPSAAETSSSEESSSAALGEGNNCDFSRESASSSSPNRKTRSGTAAKSKSESTFDILQIKFPVTIAGPKPHRSTSTRPTTSLLECHQEAPDDMADEAPDETQENIKGAKYSAAVKQSMYEKGLYNRHSLDHPLLQAFAMHLNKEKNIQNYKQEVENVSRFLYFVNNEEASLQFVYQRQKLDVFLKEITGLTKRTQSNYLKSLKRFLNFHTDRTNLHSMDADLHEECTEYSRVLTSTLRLLSKQAKKEIFQKRFDYCSCINGHLLPGPLISSCCNLSTFNTGAFTKILVSHITFFTLLFFSQARLSDGRKCVDN, from the exons atgccttttttttctaattcaagTAAAACAGCAAACAGGCACTACTTGCTCTGTCCACGCTGTCTCAAAACACAAGCAAGCCTGTCTGTCCATTTGCGGAGGGTATGCTTGAAGGATGGCTCTGATGCAGCTGTTAATGCCATTGTTGACAAAGCAAAGCACGATGCAGCTGAGCTCCTACAGAAAGGCAGAATTTTCAAATATTCAGATCTCACTGCAATTACGTCAGATGAAAATACACTCAAAAG ACTGGTTGAGGAGCTGAAACGTCACCATTTGGTTGTGACTGGAGAACCCTGCCCCCCGGCAGAAGCCAACACCGAGCCGTTAGCTGCTCAGACACTGCccaatgatgatgatgctgaagtAGGACCATCAGCTGCTGAAACATCTTCTTCAGAGGAAAGCAGCTCTGCTGCCTTAGGCGAGGGAAACAACTGTGACTTTTCCAGGGAGAGTGCAAGTAGCAGTAGTCCCAACAGAAAGACCCGTTCTGGTACTGCTGCAAAGTCAAAGTCAGAATCAACATTTGACATCCTACAAATAAAGTTTCCGGTAACAATTGCTGGGCCTAAACCACACAGGTCCACATCCACTAGGCCAACCACGAGCCTTCTTGAATGTCATCAGGAGGCTCCTGATGACATGGCTGATGAGGCTCCTGATGAAACTCAAGAAAACATTAAAGGAGCAAAGTATTCTGCAGCTGTGAAGCAATCCATGTATGAAAAAGGCCTTTACAATCGACATTCTCTGGATCACCCACTCCTTCAAGCCTTCGCAATGCACctgaacaaagaaaaaaacattcaaaactACAAACAGGAG GTTGAAAATGTTTCCCGGTTTCTATATTTTGTTAACAACGAGGAAGCATCCCTTCAGTTTGTCTATCAGAGACAGAAACTGGATGTTTTCCTCAAGGAAATCACTGGCCTGACTAAGAGAACACAGTCAAATTACCTCAAGTCCTTGAAAAGATTCCTGAATTTTCACACGGACAGAACCAACCTTCATAGTATGGATGCAGACCTCCATGAAGAGTGCACAGAATATAGTCGTGTCCTCACATCTACGCTGAGACTCCTGAGCAAGCAGGCAAAGAAGGAGATCTTCCAGAAAAGGTTTGATTATTGTAGCTGTATAAATGGTCATCTTTTGCCTGGTCCTCTTATCTCATCTTGTTGTAATTTGAGCACATTTAATACCGGTGCATTTACTAAGATACTGGTGTCTCACATCACATTCTTCactcttctttttttctcacAGGCACGCCTTTCTGATGGACGAAAATGCGTTGACAACTGA
- the LOC130401456 gene encoding uncharacterized protein LOC130401456 isoform X7 — translation MGDRKGDDKSEAANEDMLANMKAGFDNVTRQIGSNSEENSKEMKDIRESIQNLGSMLSLELATFKVEMNNRFEAFDRGSEAQGRDIIDIQERVVENEEWNAELKGILASSLKQQRRLQEKVTDLEGRSRRNNIRVRGVPEGTEKDSVPKFIEKLIREKRKFGEDPDLQIQRAHRALAPKPASNKNPRAIIVNFLQYQMKDDILRKAWQTKIAIGEKMVTFDHDYPAEVAAKRRGYAGLKRALKGKGIKFLSPLTSLRVHWQGGVQTYGSPQEAARAMEERGMKVEGLVEKEQPSLEQQLEAAYKWRRVGDQETEVAGRARKELMRFSRKE, via the coding sequence atgGGAGATAGAAAGGGAGATGATAAGTCTGAAGCTGCTAACGAAGACATGCTGGCTAACATGAAGGCTGGCTTTGACAACGTGACTAGGCAGATTGGGTCCAATAGCGAGGAAAACAGCAAAGAAATGAAGGACATTCGAGAGAGTATCCAGAATTTGGGAAGTATGCTGAGTCTAGAACTAGCCACTTTTAAGGTGGAGATGAACAACAGATTCGAGGCCTTCGACAGGGGAAGTGAAGCGCAGGGCAGAGATATCATAGACATTCAAGAGCGCGTCGTGGAGAACGAGGAATGGAACGCAGAGCTGAAGGGGATTCTCGCCTCTTCGCTCAAGCAGCAAAGGAGACTAcaggaaaaagtaacagacttAGAAGGGAGATCAAGAAGAAATAATATTCGAGTTCGGGGAGTACCAGAgggcacagagaaggattcggTACCCAAGTTTATAGAGAAGTTGATACGCGAGAAACGTAAGTTCGGGGAAGATCCCGACCTACAAATACAACGTGCTCACAGAGCGTTGGCACCGAAACCTGCCTCGAATAAGAATCCCAGAGCTATCATTGTCAACTTCCTGCAGTACCAAATGAAGGATGACATCCTCAGAAAGGCCTGGCAGACAAAAATTGCGATTGGAGAAAAGATGGTGACGTTCGACCACGATTACCCAGCGGAGGTGGCTGCAAAGCGCCGTGGCTATGCGGGTCTGAAGAGAGCTCTGAAGGGAAAAGGGATTAAGTTCCTGTCACCTCTAACATCATTGAGAGTCCACTGGCAAGGAGGCGTTCAGACCTACGGCAGTCCACAAGAAGCTGCACGggcgatggaggagaggggaatgaAGGTGGAAGGTCTGGTCGAGAAGGAACAACCGTCGCTGGAGCAGCAGCTTGAAGCCGCTTATAAATGGCGCAGAGTTGGGGACCAGGAGACCGAAGTCGCTGGGAGAGCAAGGAAGGAGCTGATGCGGTTTTCTCGGAAGGAGTAG